In Candidatus Omnitrophota bacterium, the DNA window CCTCCGGCGCTCTCCCTTACTGCGTCATTTAACGCAGTAAACGGGCTCGCAACTGCCATAACTGAACTTAAAAGCGCGCTAATCTTACGCTCAACAGGATTATTCCCGTTTCCAGCTAATAGTGGAAAATACGGGCACTGATATCCTTCGCTATTTTTAAAGTTCGGCATAATAGAGATGTAGGCGATGTTGTTCTTCTTGAATAGATCGCAGAGGTTCTCGGTGTGGAAACCGCCGGTTATAAGAATGGCTGCGTTTTGAGATTGCTTCGTCGCCCCGGACGGAGCTGCGGAGCTTCTCGCAACGACGAGATTACGTAAAAACGCGTCATCGCGCTTCAGCGAATAGTTGTAGAACTCCGCCATCTTCTCCAGATAGCCGTCGAGGCCGGAGATCTCTTCGCCGTTTGTCGCGCTCATCTTGTAGGCAGGAGCTTCCCGGTTGATGAAATTCACAAATCTCGCCGCCTTAAAAGCCTTCATGTTCGCCCTGTAATAGCCGTAGTCCTTCTTCGTCAGGCTGATATTGAATATATTGCGGATGATGGCGAGGTTCCTGGATAGTTCATCTAATTCTCTTTGTTTTGCATTCCGGAACAGCCGCGCCTTTACTGAATTTTCCAACGACTTCACCTCATCCATAATCTTCGTCCGGTCTATGGAATCATACGAAGCCACATAGTTCGCATACTTCTGGAGCTCCGGGATTTTTCCTGTATTTATATTTGCGGCCCTGGCCTTAAGCAATAGATATTGGTAGAACTCTTTCTGGGTCAGCTTCTCCATCTTGAAATCGACCGTCTTGGCTACCAATTCCTTGAGAAGGTTCTTCGAAAGTTTCTTCTGAAGGGCGTCTATAAGCTCTTCGCGCTCCAAATTGGCCCTCTTAAAATCTATCGCTCCTTCGCCCTGGAACGTGCGGCCCAGCATCCCGATATTCACCAGCGCCTCCGTGTCAATCGACATATCCTTCGCTTTTATCGTGAGATAATTTATGCAATCCCTTAATTCGACACTACCGCTTATCAATCCGGCGCATTTAGAGTCCAACTCCAGCAGTTCCCTGGAATAGATCCGGGTTTTTAGGTTGTCCAATGAATTCGATATTGAATTCAGGTATTTTTCTATATTCTCTTTCCGGCCGAGCGACTCCCTGTATATCTTAAGGTTCTCTATATACAGGTTCGTGTCTTCTATACCCCAGAGTTTCACCTTTTCCGGATTATTTATACCGAAGTATTCAGCGCCGTTTATAATACCCTCACTTACGAAATAGTCGGCGACCTTCTGTCTTGTTTCGATATTGGAGATCGTCGTAAAGAGAGAAAGGTCATAGTCCTTCGCGCCGCCTTCTACGTTGACCATATTTACGCCATACTCTTTGCTGATATAGCCTATTATGTCGGCTACCTTGTGCTGGCAGGAGTAGTTGCAGTGGGCGTCCTGGATATGAATCACGACCGAAGGGAGTGAATCATATCCACCCCGAGCAAGGCCTTTGTTCGACATTTGGCCGCGTCGAGGGGTGGATGAATCTAGAGACCAGGCCTCTTTTACCGTGCCGAGACCTTGCGGAAGAGTGAATCTTTCCGGATCAAGCTCTTTAAAAACATCCTCCTTCGCTGAAGCTTCGGAGGACGAGCCTGGGCCGCCAGCTCTATTAGAGCCGACGCTAGTAAGCTCTAAGGGCGTTCCGGCGGCCCAGGCAAAATCCTGAATAACGGTAGTTGCTAAAAATGCAACAAGGGTGATTGAAGCGGTTATCTTGCGGAAGTAATAAAAAAAGGGACGCCTTCCGCACAAAGCGGAAATCGGCCCTTGAATATTAGAATTAATGAACCTATTAGATCTAGCGTCTTTCATATCTAATGGTTTCTCCGATAATACTTCTTAAAATATTTAAACAACGGGTGAAAAAATACACCTGTCCGAAACGATATTCAGACAAGCTGACTATGCTACTAGCGTCTTATTATAAATATACCCTACAATATTGAAAACGACAAGGTGTAATATCTTCCTTTTTTATCCCTTAACCTGCTTCACTTAAGCCATCTCACCTACGAGGTGCAACATCACACCTACGAGGTGCAATTAAGGCTTAGCCAGCAGTTTAACATTTCTTGAGGATTTTGCGAAATTCCTTTGTCAATGCGGGGATTATCTCGAAGAGGTCGCCTACTATGCCATATGTGGCTACCTTAAATATAGGTGCGTCAGGATCCTTATTTATGGCTACGATGACCTTAGACGACTGCATACCTATAAGATGCTGTATCTGGCCGCTTATCCCACAGGCTATATATAGCTTAGGACATACGGTCTTGCCTGTCTGCCCCACCTGGTGGGAATAAGGCATCCAGCCTGCATCTACGGCTCTTCTGGAAGACCCTACAGCGGCTCCTAACACCTTGGCCAGCTCTTTGACTATAGCAAAGTTATCAGGACCGCCCATGCCGCTGCCACCAGAAACGATTATATCGGCTTCGGTCAGGTTTACTGTCTCCTCTATCTCTTCTATAACGTCAAGTAGGGTAGTCCGCGAGCTGATGATATTATCCGGATACTTCTTCCTTATTACTTCGGCCTTATGCGTCTTGTGGATCTCAGCCTCTTTCATGACCTTATGCCTGACAGTCGCCATCTGCGGCCTGTGGTTCGGCGTTATGATGGTCGCCATGATATTTCCGCCGAAAGCGGGCCGCGTCTGCAAAAGAAGTTTCTCTTTTTCATCTATATCCAGCCCCGTGCAGTCTGCAGTAAGGCCGGCGTCGATCTTCACGGCCACCCTGGATATCAGGCTCCTGCCTATAGTGGTCGCGCCGCATAGCACCACCTCCGGCTTATACTCACTTACAAGCTCCACAAGCACTTTTGTATAAGGATCATCCTGATAAAATTTGAGTCCGGGCGCATCGACTATATATACTTTGTCCGCGCCCCTCGCCGAAAGCTCATCAATCTTCGCCTCAATATCGCTTCCCAATATTACGGCGCAGAGCTTGGTCCCGAGTTTCCTGGCAAGCTTCTTCCCCTCCCCCAGGAGCTCAAACGATATGGGCTGGATAACGCCTTTCTTCTGTTCACAGAATACCCAGACATCCTTGTAGGCACTCAGGTCTTTTTTAGGGCCCTTCGCCGCTCTCTTTAGTTCTATAGCTTTGAACTTGCAGACATCGACGCATGCCCCGCAGAGGTTGCACTTCGACATGTCGATCACTGCCTTCTTATTCATCCCTCGACCCTGCTCGGCATGAACATTGAGCTCCGCCGAAATGTTCAATATCTGGATGGCGCCGAACGGACATGACCTGACGCAGAGCGTGCAGCCCGTGCATTTTGCGAGTATTACGCTAATAGCATTTTTATCACTCATAAAGTTATCCACAATGTAGCGGACGTTTAAACGTCCGCTACTATATCACTACATCCTTCAACAATTCCGCCAGTTTCCCTGCGATCTCGCAGGTGTCGCCTTTCAATATCTGGCCGCCGACCCTCGGCGGAGGCGTAAATATTTTTACGACGCGCGTCGGCGAGCCTTCCAGGCCTATGCTCTTCGGGTCTGCCCCTATATCATCGGCAGTCCATTTGGTTATCTTTGTCGACTTAGCCTTCATCATCCCTTTCAGAGAAGGCAGGCGCGGCGTATTTATCTCTTTCACGACAGTGAAAAGGCACGGGAGCGGCGTCTCGACGATATCGTAGCCCTCTTCCGTCATCCTTTCGACCTTTGCCTTACTGCTGGATATATCCTCTATTTTCTTTACATATGTGACTTGCGGCACATCAAGATGCGTCGATATGCCCGGCCCGACCTGGGCGGTATCCCCATCGGAAGCCTGCTTTCCGCAGAGTATGACGTCAAAGGCCCCTATCTTCTTTATCGCGCATGAAAGCGTGTAGCTGGTGGCCCATGTATCGGAGCCCGCGAACTTCCTGTCGCTCACCAGGATAGCTTCATCGCAGCCCAGCGAGATCGCCTCTTTCAGGGCGTTCTCGGCCTGCGGCGGCCCCATCGTGATGACCGTGACCTTGCCTCCGAACCTCTCCTTGAGGCGCACGCTTTCCTCTATGGCGTACGCGTCGAAGGGATTAATGACGCTCTCGACGCCGTCGCGGATAAGCGTATTAGTCACCGGATCGATCTTAACGTCGGTAGTATTGGGGACCTGCTTAATGCAGACGATTATGTTCACTCTGGCTCCTTGCAGTGATTAAGCGATTTTGTGGTTAAATAGACTTAGCAATTAAGTTATTAAGTATTCAGACTACACTTAATCGCTTAATCGCTACGCGTTGCTTAACTGCTGAATCACTTAATCACTACCTCAGACTTTCTTTAATCAAATTCGCAGCGATTACGTTACGTTGTATCTGATTCGTGCCTTCGTATATCTGGGTGATCTTCGCGTCGCGCATATATTTTTCGATCGGGTAATCCCTCATATATCCGTATCCGCCGAATATCTGGACGGCATCCACGGTTACCTTCATCGCTACGTCGCTCGCGTATACCTTGGACATAGCCGATTCTTTTGATATGTTCTTACAGCCGGCGTCTATCATCCTGGCCGTAGAATAGACCAATGCGCGCGCCGCTTCTACCTGTGTGGCCATATCCGCCATCATATGCTGTATAGCCTGGAAACTCGATATAGGCTGGCCGAACTGGTAGCGCTTGCGCGAATAATCGACAGACAGGTCTAACGCGCCCTGGGCTATGCCAAGCGCCTGAGCAGCTACTCCGGGCCTGGAATTATCGAATGTCTTCATAGCTACGATGAATCCCATACCTTCCTTTGATATAAGGTTCTCTTTGGGTATCTTGCAATCAGTGAATATGACTTCCCTGGTAGCAGAGGCCCTTATGCCTAATTTCTTCTCTTTCTTGCCGAAATCAAGCCCCTTGGTGCCTTTCTCGACTATGAACGCGCTTGCCCCCCGGGCGCCCTTCGTTTTATCGGTAATCGCTATGACCGTATATACATCGGCTTCTCCGCCGTTCGTGATCCACTGCTTGGTCCCGTTCAGGATATAGTGGTCGCCTTCTTTCTTTGCGCTCGTCCTTATGCTGCCGGCGTCCGACCCGGCTTCCGCTTCTGTAATACAGAACGCGGCTACCTTTTTCCCTTTTGCTATGTCCGGCAGATACTTCTTCTTCTGCTCTTCATTTCCGTAAAGCAGTATCGGGTATGTACCCAGGGCAGTCCCGGCGAAGCCCAAAGCTATGCCGCCGCATGCCTTGGACAGCTCTTCGGCGACAATGCACATCTCCAATACGCCGCCGCCCAAGCCCCCGTAAGCCTCAGGTATATATATCCCAAATAGGTCGCTATCAGACAAGACTTTGACTATCTCCCACGCGAATTCCTCGTTCTCATCATACTTGGCCGCCACGGGCTTGATCTTCTCATTAGCTACCTGGCGCGCCAGGTCCCGTATCATGGTCTGTTGTTCATTTAACAGGTAGTCCATATGCCTCTCCTTTTTAATTAAAAAATTCGAAATCCGAATATCGAAATCCGAAACAATATCGAATTCTCAAAATCCGAATGTCCAAAACAACACGTTTAGAACATTATAAAATTCGGATTTAGAATTTGTTTCGAATTTCGCATTTCGAAATTCGAATTTAAATATCAGATGAACTTCTTCACCACAAGCGTCGCATTATGACCGCCGAATCCCAGGGCGTTTGACATGGCGACCTTGATCTTCGCCGCGCGAGGTTTGTTCGGAACGTAATCGAGATCGCAATCCGGGTCGGGCGTCTCATAATTAATAGTAGGAGGTATTATACCCTCTTTAAGGGCCAGAGCGGTCGCTATCAATTCTATGCCGCCTGCAGCTCCAAGCAAGTGGCCCGTAACGGACTTTGTCGAGCTTATGGCAAGCTTCTTCGCGTGGGCGCCGAATACCTTCTTTATCGCAAGAGTTTCTATCCTATCGTTATAAATTGTAGAGGTTCCGTGGGCGTTTATATAGTCGACGTCTTCAAGCTTAACGCCGGCATCCTTAATGGAAGCCTTCATACATCTTACCCCGCCGTCGCCTTCGGGATCAGGCGCCGTCATATGATAAGCGTCCCCGCTCATACCGTAACCTATCAGCTCGCAGTATATCTTAGCGCTCCGCTTAATGGCATGCTGCAGTTCTTCCAAAATAACTATGCCCGCCCCTTCCCCGATAACAAACCCGTCCCTGTTTTTATCGAATGGCCTCGATGCGCGTTCAGGTTCGTCATTATAAGCGGTCGATAACGCCTTCAATGCGCAAAACCCGCCAAACCCCATGTTCGTAATTGCAGCCTCTGACCCGCCGGACACCATCAGATCCGCTTCACCTCTCTGTATTATCCTTAAGGCATCCCCTATAGCGTGATTACTGGTAGCGCATGCGGTGGCTACGGCTGAATTCGGGCCTTTAAGGCCCAGTGTAATAGAGACCTGTCCTGCGGCCATATTGACTATAAGCATAGGTATCAGGAACGGGGATATCCTGTCGGGGCCTTTTACCGGGCCCAGGGCAATATACTGCCTATGCTCCGCCTCAATGGTATGCAGGCCGCCTATGCCGGAACCGACCATGACACCTATCCTGTCCCTGTCGGCCCTGGCCAGATCCAGCTTTGCGTCGGCTACGGCCATCTTTGCGGACATCACAGCAAACTGGACAAAGCGATCCATCCGCTTCATCTCTTTCGGGGATAGGTAATTTGAAGGGTCGAAATTCCTGACTTCCGCGGCTACCTTTGACGTGTAATGCGCAGGATCGAAACACTCAAGGCGCCTGACACCGCTCTTGCCTTCTAGGAGAGATTTCCAGATTTCTTCAATAGTACAGCCTACCGGAGATACCGCACCGAGACCCGTTACAACAACTCTTCGTTTATTAGGCATTATGTCTATTTGCTGCCGGACTTCTCGTCAATATATCTCAGCGCGTCTCCTACTGTGGCTAGCTTCTCGGCATCTTCATCGGGTATCTCTATGCCGAACTCTTCTTCCAAAGCCATGACAAGTTCCACCGTATCGAGCGAATCCGCCCCTAAATCATCGACAAATTTCGCATTATCGGTTACTTCTTCTTTCTTAACGCCGAGTTGGTCGGCTATGATCTGCCTGATCTTGTCCTGAGATACTTCCATGCTACCTCCTATGTTATGTTAACCTCTTACATTACCATTCCGCCATCAACCTGTATAACCTGTCCGGTTATATAGGACGAGTCATCGCTTGCCAAAAATAATGCGAGATTTGCAACATCCCGGACGGTCCCGAATTTACCGAGCGGAACATACTTCAACATCTCGCCTTTTACTTCATCAGAAAGTTTCGCGGTCATATCCGTTTGAATGAATCCGGGGGCTATCGCGTTGGCCCTCACATTCCGCGAAGCAAGTTCTTTAGCGACCGTCTTGGTGAAAGCAATGAGCCCGCCTTTTGACGCCGCATAATTGGCCTGCCCGGGATTTCCCATTATACCTATTATGGAGGCGAGATTGACTATCCTGCCATCCCGCTGCTTCATCATTATTTTAGAGACGATCTTGGTGCAGTTGAAAGCGCCTTTTAGGTTAACGGTCAGGACAGCGTCCCAGTCAGCCTCTGACATTCTGACAAGAAGCGCGTCCCTGGTAATGCCTGCATTGTTTACAAGTATATCTATTTTTTTAAGTTTGTCAAGAATTTTTTGGGCAAACGCATCGACCTTATCGGCTTTTGTTATGTCAACAACCTCGGCCAACACCTTCCGGCCGAGCGCCTCCAGCTCTTTTTGTGTAGCCGCAAGCGTTTCGGCGTTCACATCGCATATGGCAATGTCCGCGCCCTCTTTAGCGAATAGAAGCGCTATCTCCCTGCCTATGCCGCGCGCGCCTCCGGTTATAAGCGCCACCCTATCCTTAAG includes these proteins:
- a CDS encoding electron transfer flavoprotein subunit alpha yields the protein MSDKNAISVILAKCTGCTLCVRSCPFGAIQILNISAELNVHAEQGRGMNKKAVIDMSKCNLCGACVDVCKFKAIELKRAAKGPKKDLSAYKDVWVFCEQKKGVIQPISFELLGEGKKLARKLGTKLCAVILGSDIEAKIDELSARGADKVYIVDAPGLKFYQDDPYTKVLVELVSEYKPEVVLCGATTIGRSLISRVAVKIDAGLTADCTGLDIDEKEKLLLQTRPAFGGNIMATIITPNHRPQMATVRHKVMKEAEIHKTHKAEVIRKKYPDNIISSRTTLLDVIEEIEETVNLTEADIIVSGGSGMGGPDNFAIVKELAKVLGAAVGSSRRAVDAGWMPYSHQVGQTGKTVCPKLYIACGISGQIQHLIGMQSSKVIVAINKDPDAPIFKVATYGIVGDLFEIIPALTKEFRKILKKC
- a CDS encoding electron transfer flavoprotein subunit beta/FixA family protein, whose amino-acid sequence is MNIIVCIKQVPNTTDVKIDPVTNTLIRDGVESVINPFDAYAIEESVRLKERFGGKVTVITMGPPQAENALKEAISLGCDEAILVSDRKFAGSDTWATSYTLSCAIKKIGAFDVILCGKQASDGDTAQVGPGISTHLDVPQVTYVKKIEDISSSKAKVERMTEEGYDIVETPLPCLFTVVKEINTPRLPSLKGMMKAKSTKITKWTADDIGADPKSIGLEGSPTRVVKIFTPPPRVGGQILKGDTCEIAGKLAELLKDVVI
- a CDS encoding acyl-CoA dehydrogenase family protein, coding for MDYLLNEQQTMIRDLARQVANEKIKPVAAKYDENEEFAWEIVKVLSDSDLFGIYIPEAYGGLGGGVLEMCIVAEELSKACGGIALGFAGTALGTYPILLYGNEEQKKKYLPDIAKGKKVAAFCITEAEAGSDAGSIRTSAKKEGDHYILNGTKQWITNGGEADVYTVIAITDKTKGARGASAFIVEKGTKGLDFGKKEKKLGIRASATREVIFTDCKIPKENLISKEGMGFIVAMKTFDNSRPGVAAQALGIAQGALDLSVDYSRKRYQFGQPISSFQAIQHMMADMATQVEAARALVYSTARMIDAGCKNISKESAMSKVYASDVAMKVTVDAVQIFGGYGYMRDYPIEKYMRDAKITQIYEGTNQIQRNVIAANLIKESLR
- the fabF gene encoding beta-ketoacyl-ACP synthase II — encoded protein: MPNKRRVVVTGLGAVSPVGCTIEEIWKSLLEGKSGVRRLECFDPAHYTSKVAAEVRNFDPSNYLSPKEMKRMDRFVQFAVMSAKMAVADAKLDLARADRDRIGVMVGSGIGGLHTIEAEHRQYIALGPVKGPDRISPFLIPMLIVNMAAGQVSITLGLKGPNSAVATACATSNHAIGDALRIIQRGEADLMVSGGSEAAITNMGFGGFCALKALSTAYNDEPERASRPFDKNRDGFVIGEGAGIVILEELQHAIKRSAKIYCELIGYGMSGDAYHMTAPDPEGDGGVRCMKASIKDAGVKLEDVDYINAHGTSTIYNDRIETLAIKKVFGAHAKKLAISSTKSVTGHLLGAAGGIELIATALALKEGIIPPTINYETPDPDCDLDYVPNKPRAAKIKVAMSNALGFGGHNATLVVKKFI
- the acpP gene encoding acyl carrier protein produces the protein MEVSQDKIRQIIADQLGVKKEEVTDNAKFVDDLGADSLDTVELVMALEEEFGIEIPDEDAEKLATVGDALRYIDEKSGSK
- the fabG gene encoding 3-oxoacyl-[acyl-carrier-protein] reductase, with translation MLKDRVALITGGARGIGREIALLFAKEGADIAICDVNAETLAATQKELEALGRKVLAEVVDITKADKVDAFAQKILDKLKKIDILVNNAGITRDALLVRMSEADWDAVLTVNLKGAFNCTKIVSKIMMKQRDGRIVNLASIIGIMGNPGQANYAASKGGLIAFTKTVAKELASRNVRANAIAPGFIQTDMTAKLSDEVKGEMLKYVPLGKFGTVRDVANLALFLASDDSSYITGQVIQVDGGMVM